One Arachis hypogaea cultivar Tifrunner chromosome 2, arahy.Tifrunner.gnm2.J5K5, whole genome shotgun sequence genomic window, aaaaatatgaatagttaagatgatattaatattattgttaagAAGAGATTCTAATAGTATAGATCATCTTGATAATTATTGTGAAAACTATTACAAGAAATAACATTAAGATTGAAAGgaagatatataattatatatgctTGGTTTCATAATAGAATGACATCTACCATAATAAATTTATATggcaaaattataaataatttatgtgTTATTACTTGAATATAGAATGGCTTTGGtatcaatttttataaaatatagatagatagatagatagattcaATGTTTTTATTCCCTTTTTTAATATATCTAGTATCCTAGtaaacttttatttaaattaaagtattatgaaaataatgtaaaatgaaaatattaaaaataattaataaaaacttGAAAATGATATGAGTTAAATTTTCGTGCACTtacagtataaaataattttatatagatATCGAATTATGTACTGCCACAGCacctaaaaataaactaatttttaaacgCTCACGACGTAAAAGATCATGAATTTGATTGAATATCTAAGGTCATATGAACATTTTAATCGATTTTCGTGAAATATAGtaacttctcttaatttttgcatGCCGAAATTCTGTTCATGTATAGAAAGCTTAAATAAAACTCTTGCATGGTGACAATTGTCACATTGATCTTGGAAAAATGTGTAATCTCTAGCGGTAGTGTTGTTGGAGCCTAAAAAGACTAATAaggtaaaaaaaaatcataaatgcaTCCATATATCATAGATTCATAGAAATATAATCACAGTTGTCCTAATTTTTACCAATGAGTCTATGACATATATTTCACTGTTTTCCTGATTCTGATGTTGTGATAATAGAGTGTGAATTAGAAGTTGTATGAGGAATAGGAGGTAAGCAAATCTCAACACACTAATAATAGTCAAGTCTTGTTAAAGAATGAGAAGGTTAATCACTAGGAAGTTCTGTGATTGGTGTGTGTGTGATGAatgtattttaattctttataattttatttttcatgatagTAGAATTTTATTCAAGAATAAGAAATGATTTTATTCATAGCGATAACTTCATTCTACCTATGATTTCCGTGGCCTATAAGTCATAGGTCATCTCCAAAAGAAAGACTTTGAACTTGTAGAAAATGGCATTAATGACTACTAAGTCTCTTAATTATTGATCGCTGAAGAAAGCTTAAAGCCTTGTTCCACTTTCCCTGAGGCTTTAAGTTGTGGAACAAGTGAAAAATTCATACTCTGATCATTATTTCATCACACACTATAGCTTCCATGCCTATATCATCCACTTGCATTATTTTGATATTCGTATCATTTGTGTTTTTAGTTGGCATCGCCACTACTGCTGGAACTCACAAATTGTCAGCCTTAGATGAAGAAGCCAATGCTATGCTTTCAATTAGTAAAGAGTTGTGGAGTAACCAACATAATAATGTCTCAAACCGTTGCAACTGGCCCGGAGTCAACTGCAACAAAGCTGGAAGTATAACATTGCTTTCACCTCCAACTCCAAGTAATTTCACCTTCGAGTTCAGGACACAACTCTGCTTTTTGAAACTAAACTTTTCAGTGTTTCAAAATCTAGTCCATCTAGATCTCAGTGAAATGGGGTTATGTGAGTTCCCTAAACTAAGTGGTCTCAAGAAGCTACAACATCTCAACCTATCATACAACACTTTTGAAGGTGAGCTTCCTTTTACATTATTGGAAAATCTAACTCAACTTGTGGTGTTGGACATTTCTAACAATTATATTAATGGTACAATTCCACAAGAACTAAGCAAGCTGGAGAGACTTGTCATGTTGGACTTGAGTGCCAACAGCTTCGATGGAAGCATTCCATTGATCTTGGGTCAAATGAGCAGTCTCACACACATGAACCTTTCCAATAATCTCCTGTATGGGGATCTTCCTTTCACACTGGCAAATCTAACTCAACTTCTTGTGTTGGACCTTTCCCAAAACAAACTTAGTGGCTTCATTCCTCATGAAATAGGGAAATTAACAAATTTATTAACCATAGACCTGAGTTCAAATTCCCTGTCTGCTCCAATTCCTGAGCAAATTGGGTACTTGAACCGTTTGACAAGTCTCCACCTTCATTCAAATTTGCTTAGTGGCTCTATACCTTCAAATATAGGACTTTTGACCCGTTTGGAAGTACTCACCATTGGATCCAACATGATAGACGGTTGTATCCCCAAAGAAATAGAGCATTTGTTGCATTTAAAAGTTTAGATCTCTCTTATAATGCTATTTCTGGTGTTATCCCATCTTCTATCTTTATTCACTCTAGTTATGTGGACCTCAGCAATAACAATTTAAGTGGAACCATTCTTTCCCAAATTGGAAACCTTTCGTATTTAGACCTAAGTTTCAATAACCTTAGTATCAAAAACAGAAAGGAACTTGAGTCTGTTATTCCATTCTGTTATCTGTATTGCAATCCCTTTCTTGACAATGAATATTATGACTGCGATGATCATTTAGACAACCATCATAATAAGCATTTTGGCCGATCACTGGTTTTGGTCATAATTGTGGTCTGCATTACCATTTCATTGGGTTCTATTGGGATTGGAATGTGCATTTTCCGTGCCAGGCATCATGGCAAGCTTGAAAATAAGGCCACAAAAAATGGAGACTTGTTCTCAATTTGGAACTATGATGGCAAAATCGCATTTGAGGATATCATTGAAGCAACAGAGGACTTTGATATCAGATATTGCATTGGAACCGGCGCTTATGGTAGCGTCTATAAAGCGCAACTTCCAAGTGGCAAAACTGTTGCATTGAAGAAGCTTCACAAAACAGAATCAGAAAATGCATCATTTTACAAGAGCTTCTGCAATGAAGTTGAGGTCTTGACAGAGATTCGCCACCGCAACATCATTAGGCTTTATGGCTATTGTTTGCATAACCGATGCATGTTTTTGGTGTACGAATACTTGGAAAGAGGAAGCTTGTACTATAACTTGGCCGATGAGATCGAAGCGCAAGAGCTGAAGTGGAGCAAGAGGGTGAACATCATCAAAGGGACAGCTTATGCTCTTGCTCACATGCATCATCACTGTCCTTCTCCTATTGTTCATAGAGATGTCAGCAGCAACAATGTTCTGCTGAATTCAGAGTTAGAAGCTTGTGTCTCAGATTTCGGCACAGCGAGACTTCTTGATCCTGATTCATCTAACCAAACTCTTCTAGTTGGCACTTATGGATATGTTGCTCCAGGTAATTTCTaattctaattatccaaataaATCACTGTCTTCATCATCATTTATATAACTCTCTATGGTTGTTTTTGTTGTAGAATTGGCATACACCATGAGTGTGACTACAAAATGTGATGTTTATAGTTTCGGAGTGGTGGCATTAGAAACAATGATGGGTCATCACCCAGGAGAATTCATGTCCGCTATGTCAAAGCCATCTACTCAACAATTATTGGTGAAAGATGTGTTGGATCCGCGGATTCCACTTCCGAATTCTCGAAAAGATATGCAACATGTTGTGCATGTTATAAAGCTAGCATTGGCATGCCTCTCCCCTGACCCAAAATCCAGACCATCAATGCAGGATGTGGCTAATGAGCTTTCAGCTTCCACggcttcaatgaatttttctttttACGATGTCTCAATCTACCAATTGATGCAATAGCATGTACATGTCATATGATTGTATTTTAGTAgcatatgttttaagattgaaaattttaagttttagtgGGTCACAAAATAATGCAACATTGCAAAATTTAAGCCTATAACTATGCCATCCCTCATTGTTCTTATTACAAAGAAAGTAAAAACTATGAATTTAATTTGATATGTTGCAGTTTAAAGTATATACGTGTCAATAAACATATAGATTCCTTTAATCTGCAAGTTGAAGGGTATGGTTTAaatgtaaatttatttaaattgatcAAATTGTCTGATTTATGTTATTTTCAAAGGTAAGCAATTTTCTTTTTACTTCTTTTACTCTCAAATCTTATCTTACTTTTTATTTAACTAACTGATCAATCTCCCTAAATAAGTCATATAATTTAATAAGCGAGAGGGTCTTAACATTTCTCACAACTTTGATTTCCTCAGTTTTACAAAACAAAAGTATTTTTCCATTTTGAAAACAATGGGTAACTATATCGTTCGCTAAGTTTGATTTGGTGTATATGTGATTAGACAATGCCCGACTTACACGTTCATTCTATGTTACTATGTTGATTCAACATTTGATTTCCGTGATCTATAAGTCATAAGTCATCTCCAAAAGAGAGACTTGGAATTCACAGAAAATGACATTACTTATTTAATCATTCTCATAAGTGATTGCTGAAGGAACCTAGCAACTTCTCTACCATATAATGAAGTGGCACACACGTCATTGACTTTCGTCTTTTCGCCAAATATATAGAACAGGACAcattgcatcaaaattaaattcttataaatatatgTGCGACAACAATTGAGTGTACAGCATACAGCACAACTCAGTGAAAATTAGATACACACATGGAAGACTCAGGTTGCAATTTACTAACACTAATGAGGCATATCTTTGTTGCCACTTTGTTTCTATTAGTCCTCCTAACTGTTATGAGTGCCAACACCATGGTGGCAGCATGGAATTCCTCGTCCTTGAACGAGGAACAAAAGGCCTTGCTCCATATCGGGTGGACGGAAGGTCGCAACATCTCAAAACATTGTAACTGGACTGGTATTGTGTGCAATGAAGCTGCAAGTGTCATAGAGATTTCAACAAGGCGTTATTTTGTTATCCCTCCATCTGAATTGAGGAACTTCAATTTTACTGCATTCCCCAATTTGATCCGTCTAGAACTGAGTGGCATGAGACTCAAGGGAATTATTCCTACTGAAATAAGCACTCTTACAAAGCTTATGTACCTTGATCTTTCCTATAACTATCTTGAAAGTGGGTTACCTACCTCAATCTCAAATCTCACTCAACTTATAACACTTAATGTTTCTAACAACTTTCTCAGTGGTGTTATTCCATCTACTTTTGGGCACCTCAAGTATTTGGTTGAACTCTCCCTAGACTCGAACCAACTTCAACATCCCATTCCTAAAGACTTAGGGAACTTGAAGCATTTGTCTCTTTCAAATAACTCATTCAATTGTTCAATCCCTCCCTCTATGGGGCAATTGGATAAATTGAAATTTCTCTCCCTTGGTTCGAACCATATCGAAGGTCCCATCCCCATAGAACTAGAGCACTTGGTCAATCTGGAAGTTTTAGACCTTTCTCACAACAAGATTTCTGGTGTTATACCATCTTGGATTGGACAACTCTCTAGACTTTCAATACTAGATGTTTCCAACAATAGACTTGAGGGACCAATTCCATTTGGTATTCTAAATCATTGCAATTATGTGCAACTAAGTAATAATTCTATAAGTGGATCCCTTCCTTCTCAAATTGGCAATCTTTCTTATCTTGACCTTAGTTACAATAACCTCTCTGGAAACATACCTGTGGGAATCTATTCTGTATCCTACCTCAACATCTCTTACAATTCCTTTGATTCGGATCACCAACTTTGTGATTTTCTGAAAGACTCATTGATTGGTAATAATCCCCCTTGCTATTCTGCAACCCATGATCACTCAAGTCCTATTCTTGCAGTAATCATAGTGTCCATCTTATATGGCATATGCATTTCAAAAGTATTTGTATGCCTAGATTTCTGGTGTCCATTCCAAAATGAGTCCAAAGATGATAATCAAAGGAACAATGGAGATTTCGTTTCAATTTGGAACTATGATGGTAAAATTGCATTTAAAGACATAATTAAAGCCACAGAAGACTTTGATATAAGGTATTGCATTGGAACAGGTGCTTATGGAAGTGTCTACAAAGCACAGCTTCCTAGTGGCAGAAATGTTGCACTAAAGAAGCTTCACAATACAGAGTCTGAAAATCCATCATTTTACAAGAGTTTTAGCAATGAGGTCAAGGTCTTGACAGAAATCCGCCACCGCAACATCATTAGGCTTTATGGTTTCTGTTTGCACAACGGCTGTATATTTTTGGTGTATGAGTATATGGAAAAGGGAAGTTTGTTCTATAACCTAGCCATTAATGAAGAAGCTCAAGTGCTGAACTGGAGTAAGAGAGTAAACATTATCAAAGGGACTGCATTTGCTCTCACTCATATGCACCATCATTGCACTTCACCCATTGTCCATCGAGATGTAACTAGTACCAATGTTTTGTTGACTTTAAATTTAGAGGCTTGTCTATCAGATTTTGGTACAGCTAAACTACTTTCTTCTGATTCATCTAATCAAACTCTATTAGCTGGCACTCCTGGATACATTGCTCCAGGTAAAAGTGTAGTTTTATTCCCTTATTTATTATTGAAATATCATTAGTAACCTATTTAATGTTTGGACATATTGTAGAGATGGCTTATAACATCAACGTGACAACAAAATGTGATGTTTATGATTTTGGTGTGGTGACTTTGGAAACAATAATGGGCGAACACCCTAAGGAACTAATTTCCAATGTGTCAAAACCATCTGCTCCAAAGATCATGCTCAAAGATATACTGGATTCACGTATTCGATTGCCTTTTCTTCGAAAAGAAATGCAGGATATTGTACTTGTTGTAACATTAGCACTAGCATGCTTGCATCCCAACCCAACATCAAGACCTTCAATGCAGGACATAGCTAATAAGCTTTTGTTTTCAAACTCAGCCATTGCTTTGGCATTTTGATGGCATTTCAATCCACCAACTTGTGAATCAAGAAATATATGCAATAGGTAAAACTTAGGAGagctttttcttccctttttttcccCTAACTTCATTTATGAAAGTCATCTTCTGTTTTGTATTCAACTCAATGTCTTCCAgttcaaatatttttatgtatttttggccttgtattatatttttatcacTTGTAGCATTGCCTTTCAAATTATGCAGTTTGCTCACTCAAATGACTAAATCTAAAGGTAACCAATATCATGTAGTGCTTTCAAATAGAAAGTTTATGGATCATCCACCTACCTGACTTCAACATTAGACATTTTTCTTGGTCTAATATATAGAACATGCAAAAAACTTGAAACTTCGGAAAAACTTCATTAACAATTCATAGGATGAGTTAGACTTAaccattttgttttaaatttaacaaGTGTATAAAACACCTATGCTGAAGAAACAATGACAGTTTCATACCTTCTGCAATAAGATTGTAAAAAGAGTATATCTTAGTTACTAATAATCAACAAACAACTGAGAAGTTCAACATTTCAAGAATTGTGTTTGGAATAGCATCATACCCTCCAATGCTTTTCTAACATCTAAAAAGATCAGAACATTTACATCTCGCCTCATACCTGGGAATCAATACAGAAAACTATGTAAGAAATCAAGGACGAAAAAAGCTAAGTAAATCAAACTTAACTAGAAATAGTTGCATACAAGGGAATAACTAAAACTAAAGAGGATGGTAGATGTAGTTATTCAATAGAAAAGATATCCTCAAGAAATGAGTAAAATGGTCCAAGCAAGTGCTTCAAAAGCAATTTACACGTTTCAACATTCAACTAAAACAGAATAGTTTACCGTTATTGTATGGCCTTGGTTAGCTCGAATAAGTAGCTCCCCATTTTCTTCTATAAGGCTGAAGCGCTGCTTATTATCGTTTTGAACAGCCTGAAATGAGATCATTTAGAATAAAAGGTCTGCAGTTAATACTTAATACATATGAAAATGGAAGACATCAAAATCTTTACTTCAGTGACTAAACAAAAGCAAATAAATAGCACATAAATACAGTTTACGGATAAAAGAGGTTATGGATACAATAACAATTCATAAATAGTGTTAGTTGCAAAGGGATGGATCAAGAAATTCTCAAAACCATATTGTGACTGCTTTTACAAGATCAAACTAGTATCACTCTGCAACAAAAGATATAGAAAAGGAAACTCTATAAAGCTGATACAGGATAACAGAAATAGAAGGCTAAATCCAATTACAAGTTGAAAATGTCAACAGACCCAATACAATACCATGTATCTATCTTTTACACTAAACAACAATAGAAGTGGTACCTAAGTTACAATAGAAATGGCAATGATAACACATAACAAACaaggaaacaaaaaatatacGAATAAACTGACCTCCCTAACATCATCAATATTGTGGGATCTTAACGGAATATTAGCAAATGTCTTCATATTCAACTTTAGCAAATCATTAACTTTGACATAACCATCACTTCGCATATCTAAGTTCAATTCAGATGCCATATGACGCAAAATCCTCGTCCTGCAGGTATTATCAGAGAAACATAAAAAAATCACTGACTTTGTCCTTGAAAGAAAAAGGGTGATAAATAATATTAGCACATTACAAAAACCATGCATACTATTTTCCTATAAGCAGTTGTTTACACAAGATACTTTACACTTTATAAAATAGTTCATTCTATTAGTAAGATTAAATTTTCTAAGAAACCTGTTTTGATTGACTAAAATTACAAGAAATCAAGAACTATCCcacaaaaacaaaaattgagagaaaataatgAGCACAGAGCGAAGTAGTGCTTACAGGAGCCTACCAAGAGCGTCAATTTTATCCTTCCCGAAGCTGCCACCACTGTCACAGCCTCTTGTTCTTTCCCTGTCGTTCCTCATATCAAAAGAAGCAATAGCCTTAAGTCCCTTCTTTTTGTCCTTCCGTGACTTATCTTGTTTCTTCAGCTTCAGACATTCATATTTGTAGTGTCCAGCTTCTCTGCAGTTGTGGCAAATGACTTTGCTTAGGTCCTTCTTCGATTCCTTTGATTCTCCTTTTTTCATGAAGAACATCTCATACTCTTTGTTCAGCATATCAATTCTCATTTCCTTTACTCGTGGGGTGCCCTCATGTGTAACTTGAAGTttatcccagatttcctttgccgttttGGATATTGAAATCTTCCGGTATTCTTCGAAACTAATCGCACAGTTTAGCAAGTTGACTGCCTTAGCATTGAGTTCCACTTTTTTCTTATCATCTTCACTCCATTCTGCTTCGGTTTTGGGAGTGACAACACCATCAACACCAATTTTGGTGGGAATTTGAGGACCATTCATGATTATCTTCCAGAGGTTGTAATCTATTGATTGAACAAatatcttcattctttctttccagtagtTGTAATATTTTCCATTGAAAAATGGAGGTCTGTTGATGGATTGTCCTTCGATCAATGTGTAAGCCACTGAGTTGGAACCAATGTTGTTCGCCATTAGAATCTTTCTTCCAAACTTGATCT contains:
- the LOC112752874 gene encoding uncharacterized protein isoform X1 yields the protein MLTASACSSCFFIVCSETKPSSCLFPDVGIATTAGTHKLSALDEEANAMLSISKELWSNQHNNVSNRCNWPGVNCNKAGSITLLSPPTPSNFTFEFRTQLCFLKLNFSVFQNLVHLDLSEMGLCEFPKLSGLKKLQHLNLSYNTFEGELPFTLLENLTQLVVLDISNNYINGTIPQELSKLERLVMLDLSANSFDGSIPLILGQMSSLTHMNLSNNLLYGDLPFTLANLTQLLVLDLSQNKLSGFIPHEIGKLTNLLTIDLSSNSLSAPIPEQIGTFDPFGSTHHWIQHDRRLYPQRNRAFVAFKSLDLSYNAISGVIPSSIFIHSSYVDLSNNNLSGTILSQIGNLSYLDLSFNNLSIKNRKELESVIPFCYLYCNPFLDNEYYDCDDHLDNHHNKHFGRSLVLVIIVVCITISLGSIGIGMCIFRARHHGKLENKATKNGDLFSIWNYDGKIAFEDIIEATEDFDIRYCIGTGAYGSVYKAQLPSGKTVALKKLHKTESENASFYKSFCNEVEVLTEIRHRNIIRLYGYCLHNRCMFLVYEYLERGSLYYNLADEIEAQELKWSKRVNIIKGTAYALAHMHHHCPSPIVHRDVSSNNVLLNSELEACVSDFGTARLLDPDSSNQTLLVGTYGYVAPELAYTMSVTTKCDVYSFGVVALETMMGHHPGEFMSAMSKPSTQQLLVKDVLDPRIPLPNSRKDMQHVVHVIKLALACLSPDPKSRPSMQDVANELSASTASMNFSFYDVSIYQLMQ
- the LOC112752874 gene encoding uncharacterized protein isoform X2, producing the protein MLSISKELWSNQHNNVSNRCNWPGVNCNKAGSITLLSPPTPSNFTFEFRTQLCFLKLNFSVFQNLVHLDLSEMGLCEFPKLSGLKKLQHLNLSYNTFEGELPFTLLENLTQLVVLDISNNYINGTIPQELSKLERLVMLDLSANSFDGSIPLILGQMSSLTHMNLSNNLLYGDLPFTLANLTQLLVLDLSQNKLSGFIPHEIGKLTNLLTIDLSSNSLSAPIPEQIGTFDPFGSTHHWIQHDRRLYPQRNRAFVAFKSLDLSYNAISGVIPSSIFIHSSYVDLSNNNLSGTILSQIGNLSYLDLSFNNLSIKNRKELESVIPFCYLYCNPFLDNEYYDCDDHLDNHHNKHFGRSLVLVIIVVCITISLGSIGIGMCIFRARHHGKLENKATKNGDLFSIWNYDGKIAFEDIIEATEDFDIRYCIGTGAYGSVYKAQLPSGKTVALKKLHKTESENASFYKSFCNEVEVLTEIRHRNIIRLYGYCLHNRCMFLVYEYLERGSLYYNLADEIEAQELKWSKRVNIIKGTAYALAHMHHHCPSPIVHRDVSSNNVLLNSELEACVSDFGTARLLDPDSSNQTLLVGTYGYVAPELAYTMSVTTKCDVYSFGVVALETMMGHHPGEFMSAMSKPSTQQLLVKDVLDPRIPLPNSRKDMQHVVHVIKLALACLSPDPKSRPSMQDVANELSASTASMNFSFYDVSIYQLMQ
- the LOC112752900 gene encoding uncharacterized protein yields the protein MANNIGSNSVAYTLIEGQSINRPPFFNGKYYNYWKERMKIFVQSIDYNLWKIIMNGPQIPTKIGVDGVVTPKTEAEWSEDDKKKVELNAKAVNLLNCAISFEEYRKISISKTAKEIWDKLQVTHEGTPRVKEMRIDMLNKEYEMFFMKKGESKESKKDLSKVICHNCREAGHYKYECLKLKKQDKSRKDKKKGLKAIASFDMRNDRERTRGCDSGGSFGKDKIDALGRLLTRILRHMASELNLDMRSDGYVKVNDLLKLNMKTFANIPLRSHNIDDVREAVQNDNKQRFSLIEENGELLIRANQGHTITV